The following proteins come from a genomic window of Micavibrio aeruginosavorus EPB:
- a CDS encoding CheR family methyltransferase, with product MELSDFEFYKVLLKDKSGLSISPEKIYLLETRLAPVVQKWGHGTLDRMTQYLRMKRDEAIIKDVVEAMTTNETLFFRDDRPFKHFRTVILPEMIKSRANTRNLKIWSAACSSGQEPYSIAMTLEEAAFEKTAWRFDILATDIADSVLKQAQEGLYSHFEVQRGLPIQTIMKYFSQDGDRWRVKENLRKMIRFQKFNLLERMSSVGQFDIIFCRNVLIYFDEETKKKVLNGLMQQLAPDGYIFLGSSETVLGLSQNLKPVAACPGLYTVQKAEAVSREPVTATPKPTSLATSLSRV from the coding sequence ATGGAATTATCTGATTTTGAGTTTTATAAGGTCTTGCTGAAAGATAAATCCGGCTTGTCGATTTCGCCGGAGAAAATCTATCTGCTGGAAACCCGTCTGGCCCCGGTGGTACAGAAATGGGGTCACGGTACGCTGGATCGTATGACGCAGTATCTGCGCATGAAGCGCGATGAAGCCATTATCAAAGATGTGGTCGAAGCCATGACCACAAACGAAACGTTGTTTTTCCGCGATGATCGTCCGTTCAAACATTTCCGCACGGTTATTCTGCCGGAAATGATCAAAAGCCGCGCGAATACACGCAATTTAAAAATCTGGTCCGCGGCTTGTTCGTCGGGACAGGAGCCGTATTCCATCGCCATGACGCTTGAAGAGGCTGCTTTTGAAAAGACGGCATGGAGATTCGATATTTTGGCCACAGATATCGCCGATTCCGTTTTAAAACAGGCGCAAGAAGGGCTGTATAGCCACTTTGAAGTGCAGCGCGGTCTGCCGATTCAGACGATCATGAAATATTTCAGCCAGGACGGCGATCGTTGGCGCGTTAAAGAAAACTTGCGCAAAATGATCCGTTTCCAAAAATTCAACTTATTGGAACGTATGAGCAGTGTCGGGCAGTTTGATATTATCTTCTGCCGCAATGTGCTGATTTACTTCGATGAAGAAACAAAGAAAAAGGTCCTGAATGGGCTGATGCAACAATTGGCCCCGGATGGCTATATATTTCTGGGCAGTTCGGAAACAGTTTTGGGCCTGTCCCAAAATCTGAAGCCGGTTGCGGCGTGTCCGGGCCTGTATACCGTGCAAAAGGCAGAAGCTGTATCGCGTGAACCTGTAACTGCAACCCCGAAGCCGACATCATTGGCAACATCGTTGTCCAGAGTTTAA
- a CDS encoding protein-glutamate methylesterase/protein-glutamine glutaminase, with protein sequence MTAITTGPHNPQEAPNIRVMIVDDSAVIRAVITRTLTPEQGIEVVGTAPNGDLAVKAIARLQPDIVVLDIEMPVMDGLTALPLLLKEKPDVRVLICSTLSARGADVTMKALALGATDSILKPGGESISSAADFQRDLVRVIRVLGRPRKKYAPTNHTNGADAGTAKKLYPQATITLRPHKTPLPPKILAIGSSTGGPKALMDMLKGLKNFPLPIVITQHMPKTFTAMLAQHIEQNCGIPCFEGAEGMVLKPGSAYVAPGGLHMIFQKGPGEYPAIHLDSGPPENFCRPSVDVMLRSLVDIYGSRILTVILTGMGSDGLEGCRKVVDNGGNVIAQDEETSIVWGMPGAVATAGLCSAVQPLSQLDVTIKKLVTGL encoded by the coding sequence ATGACCGCCATTACGACCGGCCCGCATAACCCGCAGGAGGCGCCGAATATCCGCGTCATGATCGTCGATGATTCGGCGGTTATTCGTGCGGTTATCACGCGCACCTTGACCCCGGAACAGGGGATCGAAGTTGTGGGGACGGCGCCAAATGGTGATCTGGCGGTCAAGGCCATTGCGCGGCTGCAGCCCGACATCGTCGTACTGGATATTGAAATGCCGGTGATGGACGGGCTGACGGCTTTGCCGTTGTTGCTGAAAGAAAAGCCGGATGTTCGTGTTTTGATTTGCTCCACCCTGTCGGCGCGCGGGGCGGATGTTACGATGAAGGCTCTGGCGTTGGGCGCAACGGACAGTATTTTGAAGCCGGGTGGTGAATCGATTTCCAGTGCGGCTGATTTTCAGCGTGATTTGGTCCGTGTGATCCGTGTTCTGGGCCGCCCGCGCAAAAAATATGCACCGACCAATCATACGAATGGTGCGGATGCGGGGACGGCGAAAAAGCTCTACCCGCAGGCTACGATTACATTGCGTCCACACAAAACGCCATTGCCGCCGAAAATTCTGGCGATTGGCAGCTCGACCGGCGGGCCGAAGGCGTTGATGGATATGTTGAAGGGGCTGAAAAACTTCCCCCTTCCCATCGTGATTACCCAGCATATGCCGAAAACATTCACGGCGATGCTGGCGCAACATATCGAACAAAACTGCGGGATACCGTGTTTTGAAGGGGCTGAAGGAATGGTGTTGAAGCCTGGATCTGCCTATGTGGCACCCGGTGGATTGCACATGATCTTTCAGAAAGGTCCAGGTGAATATCCGGCGATTCATCTGGATTCGGGGCCGCCGGAAAATTTCTGCCGCCCGTCGGTGGATGTGATGTTGCGTAGTCTGGTTGATATTTATGGATCGCGAATTCTGACCGTCATTCTGACCGGTATGGGCAGTGACGGGTTGGAGGGATGTCGCAAAGTCGTCGATAACGGGGGCAACGTTATCGCGCAGGACGAAGAGACATCCATCGTATGGGGCATGCCGGGAGCCGTGGCAACGGCCGGGCTATGTTCTGCGGTCCAACCGCTATCTCAATTGGACGTGACGATCAAAAAGCTTGTCACAGGGTTATAA
- a CDS encoding response regulator codes for MTFCLIVDDSATIRKIARKSLEEFGLVCEEAEDGVYAYEFCQKKMPGMILLDWNMPRMNGLEFIEKLRGMENGDTPKVLFCTTESSMDHIMSAMKAGANEYIMKPFDQIILRTKLVQLDILEDVEA; via the coding sequence ATGACATTTTGCCTGATTGTTGATGATAGTGCGACCATCCGAAAAATCGCACGCAAAAGTCTGGAAGAGTTCGGCCTGGTCTGTGAAGAAGCAGAAGATGGCGTCTACGCCTATGAATTTTGCCAGAAAAAAATGCCGGGGATGATCCTGTTGGATTGGAATATGCCCCGCATGAATGGTCTGGAATTTATCGAAAAACTGCGCGGGATGGAAAATGGCGATACGCCGAAAGTTCTGTTCTGCACAACAGAAAGCAGTATGGACCATATTATGAGTGCCATGAAAGCCGGTGCGAACGAATATATTATGAAGCCGTTCGATCAAATTATTCTGCGGACAAAGCTGGTCCAGCTCGACATCCTTGAAGATGTGGAGGCGTAA
- a CDS encoding chemotaxis protein CheW: MTHVTSNEYLTFILAGQLFGVSVLQVNDVLRSQKTTRTPLAPPTIAGIMNLRGRIVTVIDVRRCLNQPPASDGSGGMSVVVEQNGELFSLIIDAVGDVLTLDEDNIEPIPPTLDASWSAVAAGVYKLPDQLLVTLDVKKLLASAQFYENSLVEGVA; encoded by the coding sequence ATGACACATGTAACGTCAAACGAATATTTGACCTTTATACTGGCCGGGCAATTGTTCGGGGTTTCGGTTTTGCAGGTGAATGATGTCCTGCGATCCCAAAAAACCACGCGTACGCCGTTGGCCCCACCAACGATCGCCGGAATTATGAACCTGCGCGGTCGTATCGTGACGGTGATCGATGTGCGGCGTTGCCTGAACCAACCGCCGGCCAGTGATGGATCTGGTGGCATGAGCGTTGTTGTCGAACAGAATGGTGAATTGTTCAGTTTGATTATCGATGCTGTTGGCGATGTTTTAACGCTTGACGAAGATAATATAGAGCCAATTCCCCCGACCTTGGATGCCTCGTGGAGTGCTGTGGCCGCAGGTGTCTATAAGCTGCCGGACCAGTTGCTGGTGACATTGGATGTCAAAAAGCTTCTGGCGTCAGCCCAATTTTACGAAAACAGCCTTGTGGAGGGTGTCGCATGA
- a CDS encoding chemotaxis protein CheA: protein MDDLINEFLTETNESIGALDNDVVLLEQDPGNMDLLSKIFRIMHTIKGTCGFLGLPRLEKVAHKAEDLLGLFREGKKTATPENISLILEALDRIKDILDGIEKTGTEPEGDDSALIARLEAAAVVGDDAPAAVVAPEPEPEPVVEDPTAGMESIDDYVPIPASAMGTPAPEAPAEVPHVLNVQPQASEKPAPAAGEHGEARGAAAQTLRVSVDVLEELMTMVSELVLTRNQILQISRMQDDSSLSSSLQRLNHIVSELQEGVMKTRMQPVGNAWAKLPRIIRDISSELGKKIDLDMQGQETELDRQVLEMIKDPLTHMVRNAADHGIENPEQRRAAGKPETGKVKLNSYHEGGHIIIEISDDGRGLPMDKIKNKIIQNGLATEAELANMSTQQIQQYIFHAGFSTAEKITSVSGRGVGMDVVRSNIEQIGGSIEMKSIEGKGSTFTIKIPLTLAIVSALIVGVGEERFAIPQLDVRELVMVNANGPNKIEKVNDSEVFRLRNRILPLVSLRKLMGLPQQEGSAERARHIAVIKVGGFNFGLIVERVFDTEEIVVKPLSSILRQQQVFSGNTILGDGQVIMILDPSGIMKTAGILDNMSKQAEEDAEAEAKENVMETPLLLFRVGNKGLKAVPLKHVTRLEEIELSEIEQAGEQRVIQYYDTLMPVFYAGRAETLPKEGKRPVIVFAAKNGIAGLIVDKIMDITNFRGEFQIKSDGPLAGSAIIEGQAADIINLTYEPDMKAVAPVIQTINHNGHDADEFGMYQGAAE, encoded by the coding sequence ATGGATGACTTAATTAACGAATTCCTGACCGAAACCAACGAAAGTATTGGCGCGTTGGATAATGATGTGGTTCTGCTGGAGCAGGATCCGGGCAATATGGACTTGCTCTCGAAAATCTTCCGGATCATGCACACGATTAAGGGGACGTGCGGATTTTTGGGCCTGCCACGTTTGGAAAAAGTGGCGCACAAGGCCGAAGATTTGTTGGGTTTGTTCCGTGAAGGCAAAAAGACAGCCACGCCGGAAAATATCTCTCTTATCCTGGAAGCCCTGGATCGCATTAAGGATATTCTGGACGGAATTGAAAAAACGGGGACTGAACCCGAAGGCGACGATAGCGCCTTGATTGCGCGTCTGGAAGCTGCGGCCGTTGTTGGTGATGATGCGCCTGCCGCCGTTGTTGCGCCCGAGCCGGAGCCAGAACCCGTGGTCGAAGACCCGACGGCGGGGATGGAATCAATTGATGATTATGTCCCAATTCCGGCGAGTGCCATGGGTACTCCTGCGCCTGAGGCTCCTGCAGAGGTGCCGCATGTCCTGAACGTCCAGCCGCAGGCAAGTGAGAAGCCTGCGCCGGCGGCGGGTGAGCATGGTGAGGCCCGTGGTGCAGCAGCCCAGACATTGCGCGTCAGCGTGGATGTTTTGGAAGAGCTGATGACCATGGTCAGCGAATTGGTTCTCACCCGGAACCAGATTTTGCAAATCTCCCGGATGCAGGATGACAGCTCGCTGTCCTCTTCGCTCCAGCGCCTGAATCACATTGTGTCCGAACTGCAGGAAGGTGTGATGAAGACGCGGATGCAGCCGGTGGGGAATGCCTGGGCCAAATTGCCGCGTATTATTCGCGATATTTCTTCGGAATTGGGCAAGAAAATTGACCTGGATATGCAGGGTCAGGAAACGGAACTGGACCGCCAGGTTCTGGAGATGATCAAGGACCCGTTGACCCACATGGTCCGCAACGCCGCCGACCACGGGATTGAAAACCCGGAGCAGCGCCGCGCGGCGGGCAAGCCCGAAACCGGTAAGGTCAAGCTGAACTCCTATCACGAAGGTGGCCACATCATCATCGAAATTTCCGATGATGGTCGCGGTCTGCCGATGGACAAGATCAAGAACAAGATTATCCAGAACGGTTTGGCGACCGAGGCCGAGCTGGCCAACATGTCGACCCAGCAAATCCAGCAATATATCTTCCATGCCGGATTTTCCACGGCCGAAAAAATTACGTCTGTGTCCGGACGTGGCGTCGGTATGGACGTCGTGCGGTCCAACATTGAACAGATCGGCGGATCGATCGAAATGAAATCGATCGAGGGTAAGGGGTCTACCTTTACCATTAAGATCCCGCTGACGCTGGCGATTGTTTCGGCGTTGATTGTCGGTGTGGGTGAAGAACGTTTCGCCATTCCGCAATTGGATGTGCGTGAATTGGTCATGGTGAATGCCAATGGCCCGAACAAGATCGAAAAGGTCAATGATTCCGAAGTGTTCCGTCTGCGGAATCGCATCCTGCCGCTGGTGTCCCTGCGCAAATTGATGGGCTTGCCGCAGCAGGAGGGATCTGCCGAACGGGCGCGCCACATTGCGGTGATCAAGGTTGGCGGGTTCAATTTCGGTTTGATCGTCGAACGCGTATTCGACACCGAAGAGATTGTTGTCAAGCCGCTGTCCAGCATTCTGCGCCAGCAACAGGTGTTCTCTGGCAACACCATTCTGGGCGACGGTCAGGTGATTATGATTTTGGATCCGTCTGGAATCATGAAAACCGCGGGCATTCTGGACAATATGTCCAAGCAAGCGGAAGAGGACGCCGAAGCCGAGGCCAAGGAGAACGTCATGGAAACGCCGCTGCTTCTGTTCCGCGTTGGCAACAAGGGCCTGAAGGCTGTGCCGTTGAAACACGTCACACGGCTGGAAGAAATCGAATTGTCCGAGATCGAGCAGGCGGGCGAGCAACGCGTGATCCAGTATTACGATACGTTGATGCCGGTCTTCTACGCGGGTCGCGCCGAAACCCTGCCGAAAGAAGGCAAGCGCCCGGTGATTGTGTTCGCGGCGAAAAACGGTATTGCCGGCTTGATCGTTGATAAGATCATGGACATCACAAACTTCCGTGGTGAATTCCAAATCAAGTCGGATGGTCCGTTGGCGGGCAGCGCGATTATCGAAGGCCAGGCCGCCGATATTATCAACCTGACCTATGAGCCGGACATGAAAGCGGTGGCACCTGTCATTCAAACGATCAATCATAATGGTCATGATGCCGATGAATTCGGGATGTATCAGGGGGCAGCGGAATGA
- a CDS encoding protein phosphatase CheZ, with protein sequence MSGESEIKGGADTMYRRDQVVTIVNSVIGKIQSPQGISFDVVNKELNSLKDAIETMRTELQAAQPNAIQNTHIPTATDELDAVVETTEKATGSIMDSCEAIMGEIQGSDPELVQKIEAHIVSIYEACTFQDITGQRIKKVVTALKTIDQKVSHMLQTLGERFAHLRDEDGGDASKDKPSLLNGPALPNQGGVSQDDIDRLLAEFDS encoded by the coding sequence ATGAGTGGGGAGAGCGAAATCAAAGGGGGGGCTGATACCATGTATCGCCGCGACCAGGTTGTCACCATCGTCAATTCCGTCATCGGGAAAATCCAAAGCCCGCAGGGAATTTCGTTCGATGTCGTGAACAAGGAATTGAACAGCCTGAAAGATGCCATCGAAACGATGCGCACGGAATTACAGGCGGCCCAGCCAAACGCCATTCAAAACACCCACATTCCGACCGCGACGGATGAGCTGGACGCCGTTGTTGAAACAACGGAGAAGGCCACCGGATCCATCATGGATTCATGCGAGGCCATTATGGGTGAAATTCAGGGCAGTGACCCGGAATTGGTGCAAAAAATCGAGGCCCATATTGTCAGCATATATGAGGCATGCACGTTCCAGGACATCACCGGCCAGCGGATCAAGAAGGTTGTAACGGCCCTGAAAACCATCGACCAGAAAGTCAGCCATATGTTGCAGACGCTGGGTGAGCGTTTTGCGCATTTGCGCGATGAAGATGGTGGCGATGCGTCCAAGGACAAGCCCAGCCTTTTGAATGGCCCGGCTTTGCCCAATCAGGGTGGCGTCAGCCAAGATGATATTGACCGCCTTTTGGCAGAATTTGACAGCTGA
- a CDS encoding response regulator, with translation MTVNPAQMQVLIVDDYKTMLRVIRNLLAQIGFKNVDEATDGTMALDMMKHKNYDLVISDWNMEPMTGLELLKTVRANGNDKLPFIMVTAESKIENVVAARQAGVNNYIVKPFSAEILKSKIAAVLGSF, from the coding sequence ATGACTGTTAATCCGGCGCAAATGCAAGTTTTGATCGTTGATGATTATAAAACGATGTTGCGTGTGATCCGTAACCTCTTGGCCCAGATTGGTTTCAAAAATGTTGACGAAGCCACTGATGGAACCATGGCGTTGGATATGATGAAACATAAAAACTATGACCTTGTCATTTCCGACTGGAATATGGAACCGATGACGGGCTTAGAGCTTCTCAAAACCGTGCGGGCCAACGGGAATGATAAATTGCCGTTCATTATGGTGACGGCGGAAAGCAAGATCGAAAACGTGGTTGCCGCACGTCAGGCCGGCGTGAACAACTACATCGTGAAGCCGTTCAGCGCGGAAATCCTGAAGAGCAAAATCGCCGCCGTTCTGGGGAGCTTCTGA
- a CDS encoding methyl-accepting chemotaxis protein: MTKVLSLVTVMVALVGILAFVSYRSVDQMQDAIAVSILRSDLLKTSNDMLDAQATLMYAEVSIAVKDTAQSVKDAEERTEFYKKVFTEGLPFMKSVADAEEAPMLEDIKAKYDVFMAQMEITLREANAIYVTKTKEDDSALKESAAKNEKNGREMMELLWALNADMNEDVKELGDNTAAMAVRSEHTVVVLSISIVVLGFLFGFVLSSKGIAKPLNASVDVLKKLADNDLDVDVQGADRKDEIGDVARAAQFFKVALIKQREMVEAEKREQVLKEKRQQRVQELIQSFDANATHTVSTVAAASTQLSQTAEGMSKIADETNRQSVEVASASEQASHNVQSVASAAEEMAATVQEISRQIAISNNMVQDAMSKAEAADASSRELVDMSGAVGAIATLIEDIAGQINLLALNATIESARSGEAGKGFAVVANEVKNLATQTAKATEQIRQQLDGVQKTAVNVADVLLSVREAIGKVDETSATIAAAVEEQAAATQEIVSNMNTATQGVEQINGGIFSIKGGTDSTTAATREVLDAARMLSVQAEKMDGEVKSFLRDIQAA, encoded by the coding sequence ATGACGAAGGTCCTGTCCCTGGTGACCGTAATGGTTGCTCTGGTGGGTATTCTGGCCTTTGTGTCGTATCGGTCCGTGGATCAGATGCAGGATGCGATTGCGGTATCAATTTTGCGCAGTGATCTGTTGAAGACATCGAATGATATGCTGGATGCACAGGCGACGTTGATGTACGCCGAAGTGTCAATCGCCGTAAAAGACACAGCGCAATCCGTCAAGGACGCGGAAGAGCGGACAGAGTTCTACAAGAAGGTTTTTACCGAAGGTCTTCCTTTTATGAAATCTGTTGCCGATGCGGAAGAGGCTCCGATGTTGGAAGACATCAAGGCGAAATATGATGTGTTCATGGCGCAGATGGAAATTACATTGCGTGAAGCCAACGCAATTTATGTGACGAAGACCAAAGAGGATGACTCGGCGCTAAAAGAATCAGCGGCCAAAAATGAAAAAAATGGACGCGAGATGATGGAGCTGCTCTGGGCACTGAATGCGGACATGAACGAAGATGTCAAAGAACTGGGTGATAACACTGCGGCAATGGCAGTTCGGTCAGAACATACAGTTGTTGTTCTGTCGATTAGCATCGTTGTTCTCGGTTTCTTGTTTGGATTTGTTCTGTCATCCAAAGGGATCGCCAAGCCTTTGAATGCGTCCGTCGATGTACTGAAGAAACTTGCGGATAATGATCTGGATGTTGATGTTCAGGGTGCCGATCGCAAGGACGAAATTGGCGACGTGGCTCGTGCTGCTCAATTTTTCAAAGTTGCCCTGATCAAGCAGCGCGAAATGGTTGAAGCCGAAAAGCGTGAGCAGGTATTGAAAGAAAAGCGTCAGCAGCGTGTTCAGGAACTGATTCAATCCTTTGATGCCAATGCAACCCATACGGTGTCCACCGTTGCGGCGGCATCGACACAATTGTCGCAAACGGCGGAAGGCATGTCGAAAATTGCCGATGAAACCAACCGTCAATCGGTCGAGGTGGCATCTGCATCGGAACAGGCCTCACACAACGTGCAATCTGTGGCCAGTGCGGCCGAGGAAATGGCCGCAACGGTGCAGGAAATTTCCCGTCAGATCGCCATTTCCAACAACATGGTACAGGACGCCATGTCCAAAGCCGAAGCCGCCGATGCGTCTTCACGCGAATTGGTGGATATGTCCGGTGCCGTGGGTGCGATTGCAACGCTGATCGAGGACATTGCGGGGCAGATTAACCTGCTGGCGTTGAATGCCACCATCGAATCAGCTCGTTCCGGCGAGGCAGGCAAGGGCTTTGCTGTTGTTGCGAACGAGGTGAAAAACCTGGCCACGCAAACGGCCAAGGCAACCGAGCAAATTCGCCAGCAATTGGACGGTGTTCAAAAAACCGCTGTGAACGTGGCCGACGTTCTGCTCAGCGTGCGTGAAGCCATTGGCAAGGTTGATGAAACATCCGCCACCATTGCCGCCGCTGTTGAGGAACAGGCCGCGGCCACCCAGGAAATCGTGTCCAATATGAACACGGCGACCCAGGGGGTTGAACAGATTAACGGCGGCATCTTCTCCATCAAAGGTGGGACGGATTCGACGACGGCGGCGACGCGCGAAGTTCTGGATGCGGCCCGGATGTTGTCGGTTCAGGCCGAAAAAATGGATGGCGAGGTTAAATCTTTCCTGCGTGATATTCAGGCGGCGTAA
- a CDS encoding response regulator transcription factor, whose translation MKTPTHTILIVDDDPLVQQILKEPLQYENYNVLLASDIAEMEKILRACSPSLILLDHMLPGGNGIDALPHIRDLTDARIIMISSRDDLASKIKALESGADDYLCKPFQIRELFARIKVQLRHHSELFQRAATATSHNSDRIQFGDWVLDRSQFQLFDRNSKSAGLTIREFHLLEALVSSPNRVLTREQILDKVHNGNFNVTDRAIDTQIARIRKKLGDHCPEARMIQSVRGLGYKFASDAIYADQSRKMSAAI comes from the coding sequence ATGAAGACACCGACACACACCATTCTTATTGTCGATGATGACCCGTTGGTCCAACAAATACTTAAAGAACCCCTCCAATATGAAAATTACAATGTTCTGCTTGCCAGCGACATTGCCGAGATGGAGAAAATTCTGCGCGCATGCAGCCCCAGCCTGATTTTGCTGGATCACATGTTGCCCGGCGGGAATGGCATTGATGCCCTGCCCCATATCCGTGATTTGACCGACGCCCGCATCATTATGATCAGCAGCCGCGACGATCTGGCCTCAAAAATCAAGGCGTTGGAATCCGGTGCGGATGATTATTTGTGCAAACCGTTCCAGATCCGCGAATTGTTTGCCCGGATCAAGGTGCAATTGCGCCATCACAGCGAACTGTTCCAGCGCGCAGCCACGGCAACATCGCACAACAGCGACCGCATCCAATTTGGTGATTGGGTTCTGGATCGCAGCCAATTTCAATTGTTTGATCGCAACAGCAAATCCGCCGGATTGACTATCAGGGAATTCCACCTGTTGGAAGCCTTGGTGTCATCCCCGAACCGGGTTCTGACGCGCGAACAGATTTTGGACAAAGTCCATAACGGTAATTTCAACGTCACAGACCGCGCAATTGACACGCAAATCGCGCGTATCCGGAAAAAACTGGGCGACCATTGCCCCGAAGCGCGCATGATTCAGTCCGTGCGCGGGCTCGGATATAAATTCGCCTCGGACGCCATCTATGCCGACCAAAGCAGAAAGATGAGTGCAGCGATTTAG